The Panthera leo isolate Ple1 chromosome A3, P.leo_Ple1_pat1.1, whole genome shotgun sequence genome contains the following window.
TTGTGGAGACCAAGGCCTCTGAGCTACGTGGATGGCTTTGTTTGCAAGGGATGTTGCAGCCTGAGCTCCCAGTGCGTGTTGTCCCTGGCTGCATCTGCCCCAGTGCCTTTGCCCTCCCTCTGGGGCTTGCTGGCCAGAACTCTCGGCTCTTCGGAACTCTGCCTGACCCAGACTTAAACACGGCCCTGGCCAGAGGTCTTGCAGGATGGAATCTCTGAGAGCCTCGTGTGAGTCCACACTCCTCGCTTCCACCACCCTCGTCTGCCGAACACGTGTAGCCCACCGCTTCGCCAGCGGCGTTGTGGGGCTGGCTTTTCTCTGCCTTTGCGGTCAGAGGCCTGGGGCCTCTTATAGAACTGCTGCTAGTCCTGTTCAGAGCCCCGAGAGAGACCTGGCGGTTTCTAAAGCACAGCCCATCGGGTTCATCGCCCACGGCTCCCTCTTTGCTGCTGTGTAAGCTAATTAAAATGGCTTTTCAGGAAGGGATGAGTATGATGTCGTGAGAGGGAGTGAAAGGGCGGTGGGCTGGGACCCCTACACGCAGGCGGGATCCCCAGCCATCTGGGAATTGCAGCAGGAAATTGATAGGTTGGCCTCTGTCAGTGGTGGAGCGAAGGCGTGACGGAGCATTGGGGTCCTCGCTCCGTCTAGGCGCCCCTGTGCCCACCTTGAGGGGTAGGATGCTCTTGGGCCAATCGCAACTGGACAGGCAGTTTGCAGGGTGGCAAGGGTGCACAGAGCAGAGTCTGGCTGCAGCCAAGCAGAGAGGGTCAGGAGTACAGAGGGGTGCAGGGCTGGCCCAGGTTCTGGCCTCTAGCACCTTCCGTGCCAGCGGGTGAAGGATCCTAGATGGGCAGACTGCAAGTGCTCCCTACTGTGGGTCAAGTGCAGATGCCTCCACTCCCAAGGGGACAGCCCATTTCCGGGGGCCCTGACCACAGACAGCCCCGTGCCAGCTCACCAGGGCGGACTTGCAACCAAACCCCATGGGCTTTGGACTCGAGCCACCTGCCCGAGGAAGCGGCAGGAGGCCCCGTGGACTTGTGGGACTTGCGGGACAGCCTGTCTCTCCCAGAGCAGGGGAAGCCAAGAGGAAGCCCGCTGCTAAGAGCAGCTGCTGCTGGTACGGGCAGGAAGTGGAGGATGGGCTTCACAGCCCCTGCCGGAGGCGACACATCTTCCTTGAGGGTCTGGGGCGGGCATCAAAGCCACTCGCTTAAAAGGCAGGAAGCTGGAGGCAAGCCCACAGGCCTGCTGGCTCACAAAGGCTGCTGGGCAGATCCCAGCACATGGAAGTCTGGAGAAAAGACTCCGAGCAACTGGAGGGCCTTTGTAAGGACAGGAATGAAGGCTGCAGGAGAAGGCGGGGCAGGGAAAGAAGATAAAGCCAGGCTGAGCCTCAGGCCCCATGGTCTCTTGGTTGGATTTGGCACAAGTGGCTCCGGCCTGTTCTTCCCTGCAGGCACCGCCTGCTCCCTGGGTGAACTTGGGGGTCCTAGCTCCGGGCTGGCTAAAGGCGTTTATGGATCAATAAACGTTCACCCCCACCGAATTAAAACACTCGCAGCGCCTCACAGTTTGTACATTTCCACAAAGCTCGTCTCATTAAACCGCCCATGTGGGATGGGACTATCCCTATTTTACTGTTCTTGACATTGAGTCTCAAGGAGGGTGCAACTCAGAGCAGCTCACGCTGCCAGGAAGTGACACACCAGCCATCATGCCACCATTAGGTCTCTCACACCCAGTCCCAGCTCCCTTCTCTAGGGCTCAGAGCTGTCCCTGGCCTGGACCCCAAGTCCCCTTCCACTGGCATGACCTACTTCATCTCTATAAAACCACCACACTTTTCCCCAGTAAGCTCTCCACCcggtgtggggctccaactcacgacccctgagatcaagagacgcACGTCCTCCGGcggagtcagccaggcaccccccacccacacTTTAGTCGGCTGTTGTTTTTACACTATTTCCCCCTCTACTCGCCTATCACGTGGCATTTTCTGACACCGCTTCTCCAGTTCCCCAACACCAACTGGCCCAACAAtacaactcaattctgacactacctgGAGACCTCACAGGTTAACTCGGTCCCACTTCAGATGCAGCCGCAAATGGGGCGCCCAGGCTGCCCACACTTCTCTCCGGTCAACCACAAATTCAAGGGTTTCTACAACACCCCCTCGGGTTCAATACTTTGCTAGAAGGGCTCACAGAACACTTTGCTTACGTTTACCGACTATAAAGGATACAACTCCCCAAACTAAAATGGAAGAGACGCAGGGGGCaaggctgaggggagggaggtgcagcGCCCCCAAACCCTCTCTGGGTGCATCGCCTCCTGGCACTGTGAGGTGTTCATCCAGAAGTTTTCCGAATCTCTGAATCCGGAGCTGGTATAGCCATGGCTCCCCAGctaccgccccctccccccgccgccccccccccccccccaccagtcccCTCGCCTCCTTGGAAGTCAGTGGGAAGGGTAAAAGTCCCACCCTCCAAACCTGTCCATTCTGGAAACTCTAGTGATCCCACCTCGTCACCTCATTAGCAGAAACTCACAGGGAATCAAACGGAATCACTGTGAACAAAAGACGCTCCTATCGGGAAATTCCAAGGCTTTTAGGGGACAAAACCCAGTTATTTCTTCTTATGCCACACATACGCTTCCTTCAATGTTGGAAGGACCAAAATTCTCCTCTTTATATTTAACCATCAACTCTGATGAAACGGACGCCAAATCTGCCTCTCAAAACAAGCTGCTTGTTCAATGTAGCAGTCTGATGCCTGAGCTCCCACGGGCGGGGCGGTTCCCAGACAGCCCCGTGCTCTGCGTCGGGTCAAGGGGCAGCTGGCCTGCGGTGGTGGGGCAAGGTCCAAGAGCTGAGCGGTGCCTGCTCCGTCTCgggtgcccctcccctctgggccAGGGAAACGCTAACGAGCATCCCAGACAACTCAGATGCTTCCTCCAGGATGGCCCCATCCTCAAGGTGGAGGCCACAGGCACCTGGCACTGCCCTGGGCCCCCACTACCCAAAGGCTGGGAGTGTTGAGGATGTTGGAAGAGCTTGGCAAGAACAGCTGTCGATGGCTCCTCTGTGGCTGGAAATCACATGTGGAAATAAAGTTACATTCACATCAGACTCCGATGAAGGTCCCAAACCAAATGTTAGCCTTGCCTTTAGAGCCAAAGGCATCTCCAGAAATATGTGGAGAATAGGCAAGACGACCCCAGACTAATACCCCACGTGGCCTGCGCGGTGACCAGTACCCCCAGGCAGCACCTGGTGTGCGGCTGAAAGAGAAACAGGGCGGCAGGTAATCCCCAAGCTCCCCAAGCAAGTCAAGGCCAACCAAGAGTCTGCAGACTACAGCGCAGTCCCAGGCCCGAGGTGGAAGAAGGGGGCGCCCCAAGGCCAGGTGCGTAAGGCCAGAGTCTACTCCCCACAAGTGGTATGCAGGACACCATGTCAGGAGACTGATTAGTAACCACGTATGGCTATTTATTTTATACAGGGCTCTgtacaaaatatttacatatattctttaCAGAACAGTAAACCACCTGAAGGTAAAGGATAATGCTTTCCTCTCATTGGCAGGGGGAACCCTGATGTCAGCAAAGCCACAAAACAAACGAACCCCCTCCTTAGGCCATGGCGGGAGCATATGACACTTGCTTCCTGGCATCTAAAGGCCGTGGCCCTGGGATCCTGATCAcatgccctccttccctcttccccatcaATTCCTTCCAGGCCCCAGCGCCGGGGTAGCAGGCGTCCGTGCTGCCATCTGTCCCTAAAGATGACAGGGGACAAACTTGCTGGGGGGAGAAGACTGGGACTATCTGTCACATCACCACCTCGGGGGCCTAGAAGAATTTCCTTGGTCTTCAAGAAACCCCCACTGTCTAGATTAACCCACCCACATTACACTCGCCCCAAGTGGGGCTCCTGCTACAGAGAATGACCCATCACTTTGACCTTCTGTTTTAAAGTGCTTAGTGTCACTTCAAGTGACTTGGCGTAGACACCACTCCCCACTGCTCTGGGCCCGCTGGCTGCCTGGCACACTAAATGCCCTCCACTCTGTGGTCTGGGTACGCCGAGGGAGAGGACTTCTGGCATGTTCACGTTAAGAAAACACCTGCCAAGAGAACAGTGCCCCAGAGACCAGGGAAATGAAAGGACATTGCTGCTTCATACCATACGCCTCAACTCTTCAGAGCAGCAGAAGGCACTTTTGTTTTCAAGCCAGAGTTAATCTCAAAGAAACTTGGCTTCGCTTACGGGAAAAGCCGTCCAGGAAGGACCGAACGATCCATCTTGTCCCCTAAGTCCTGGAGGGTCCCCAAGAAGCTCAGGGAGGGAGCTGGCTGCTCTCGGCTTCCCCCAACCTCTGCAGGCTGCAGTGTGTCCCTTTCTGGTTGCTGACGAGTTTCCAGTGACATCTCCAACCAGGAGGGAGAGACCAGCAGTCGAGGGCATAAACTGAACCCCCCCAAATGAAGCCAGCGTGGTGAGCGGGTGCCTACATGGGAGCAGGAAAGTGGTCTGagggaaacaggaaggaaggaaagctgggCACGTGGGCACTCCGGAGGAGCGGGGCTGTTAGCACACAGCAACTTGAGCTCAAGTGAGGTGTTAAATAACTGGGGAGAAAGGAAGTTCAGGGTCTTAGAAGCTCATCCTTCTGATGAGAACTATTTTTCCCATGAAGGAactatcatttttaaagtgaggGCACTTTACACGTTGGGTATGTGTAATtctaaaaacagtaataaaagtGTCCTTTAAAAGCAACATCATGTGGCGTGTGCAAGAGaacagacaggaaaaaaagacacaaggcaGGCAAAACCAGTTTGTATCTGGGCCCTACAACTTGATGTCCCTTCCTGTTCGACTGGAGATGCCCAAGTGCCTTCTAGGTTGAAAACAGGCAGGATTTACCTAGGAACCTAGTTCACGCCTGTCTGATCTCTGACCAGCTCCGCCAGCTAGCAGAGCTGCTCTTGAGAGGGGCCGGTCTTGGTCCCGGCCGGCAGCCTCTGTCCCTCGCCTTTGCTCCAAGGTCCGACTTCCTCAGCAGCGGCTCCCTCCGTCTCTGACCGGCCGCCGCAGACAGAACCGGAGGAGCCGCGAGGCGGGCGCTCGGTGGCCCAGCTTACTTACCACTGGGCAGCCGAGAGGGTCCCCAGGCACCAGGCCCAGCGGGTTCCCACAGCCGTGGGCAGCTCAAGAAACCCAGTTCCTCCAACACGAGAGGTggcagcgggggggtggggggggtggggggggacgcTGAGTAACCCCCCCGGAAGGAGAGGAGTCCCGCAGCCAGGCCTCCAAGTGCTGGCGCCAGATGCCAGGCGGGCTCCCCTCTCGGCCTCTGAAGCAAAGGCAAACcacgggcagggagggagggccggCAGGAATAGAAAACCCTTGACAGAAACCCTTTTAATAAAGGAAATTCCACCCCCTCCCAATCCTTCCATGGAAGGGTGAGACCTTAACGTCACGGAAGAGGAAGCGTCCTCTCTGGCGTCTAGGGGAAGAGCTGCAGTTGAAACTTCGGGGCCCACTCCAGGGCGCTCTTCACCACGGCCAGGGCGGCCGCTCCGAGCGCCACCGTCAGCCCCATCACCGCCAGTTTCACAAAGTGGTTGGTCCTTGGTTTGGTCAGGACGTCTTTCGTTCGCTCCTCAGGCCGCAGAAGGCCCCGAAACCGCTGCCGCAGCACCGTGTCAGGCCTCTGCTGGGCCGACGCCAGCTCGAAGTCTTTGAAGGTAGAGGCTGCCGTcctgcagagggaaggagacGGAAAGAACGAGATGGCGCGAAAGAcgacaaggaaaggaaaactggatTATGAAAGAGGCTGAGGGCAGAGCCACCCCCTGCTTAGAAGGCTCTTCTTGATACAGACTCACGAAGACCCAAGTGGGGGTCCTGCTGGCGTAAGCTCAGATCTCTAGAAGCACGGCCCCGCCCTGTCCCCAGCAGACACGGTCTTCGCCGCTCCTGCTCACGTACGAACACCCCCGGTTCAACCGGAGCCTTGGCCTCACTCACCTCTCGGCCTGCTGCTGGGCAGCTGCATCCAGAGCCAGCTTGGACGGGGGAAACTGAACAAATAGGTCTCCGGCCCTACTGATCAGTGTCTCGTAGGGCAGGTCCTGAGGGATCTGGGACAACAGGTGGTGGACCGAGGCCATGTCGCAGTCGCAATCCAGGACCTCCTGCTCTCGATGCAACACGATCTGTGGGGAGCAAGGCCTTGCGTCAGAGACCAGAACATACGGGGCCTTCGCCGCTGGCACGTCATTCTCCTTAGCGATGAATTTAAATTGGTGACAGACTGGGCTGGCCCTGCACCTTCAACAAAGTCTCGTGCCCATCTAGGAAGCAATAACGCACGTATCTGAGTGCTTTTCCCGGTGAGCTGGTCCTTCCTACAACCGGCAAACTCCCACCCCGGGATGTGGAAGGCTGACCAATAAAATGAGCAAGGTTCTTTcggggggaagaagaggaaaggggtaTCGGGGAGATGCCTGGAGCTCCAACACGGAAGAAATGGATCAAAGCAGTAGAAAGAACAGGCTTGCTCCCCTCCCCAAAACAGCGAAGGGTTCCCGTGTGCTTCCACTTCCACTCTGACCTCCACGATCCAGGCCCTCCTGACTGGAGCCCCCACCAAGCCACGTCAGTGTCCTCTTGTCATACCGCACCTCGCCTCTTCCCGAGTCTGGAGCTGCGGTCTATACCACTTCCGGAAGACCTCAACAGGAACACTGACCACCCCCAACGCACGCGAGCGTTTTAAAGGTTCAGAGGAGACATGCGGTCAACAGACTGGTTTCACTTGGTTCAACCAAGCATTTATCAAGCCTGTTTTACACAGAACCTTCGTTTCCCATGACACTCCCATTAACAATGCACGGAACGGTGTCCAGGGACGTCAGTCTGGGAAATGCTGTTTTTCCCATCTTTCCCTCGTCACCAGGTCTCCCTTGAGGGAAAATGATCGTGGACGGTGAACCTAGTTGCCGGCTCACGGCCTGTACTTACCACGGCTGCAAAGTAAATGGGCATCAGCGGGTGGCAGGCGAGGAAGAAGTCGTATAACCGCACAACGTGCCTGAAGTCAGACAGGACATGCCCAAACCAGGTGATGAGCCAGCTGAGGGCAAAGATAGTTCCCACCTCGGCACTAGGGACAAGGAAATCCAGATGTTAGGTTCCCTGCTGGGCTGTCCCTTCCCACTGTCGGGGGTGTCTTTGTCCTCCGCGCTTATGAGAAGAGTTTGGGAAAGACACTCTCTGGAAAATTCAGCCACCGAGGAATTCAGTGTCTTCTCACAAAATACAAAGTCCTTAAAACATACCCACCATCATGACACTAATACTATGATAGGGTACTGGTTGCCTTATCTCACTGGCTGTTTTCTTAATGGCCAAAAAATGTCATATACAGAAAGAAGTAGCTGTTTTCACAATGTACCATCATTTTCGTTCTGAGAAAGTCATATATCCGTCTGGGGGCACAGGCAATATACATATTCTCAGGCTTAAAGACATAATTGTATTAACTGTTCAGTTAAGAGATCACTGAAACACCTTAAGACacagatattatttaaaaaaaaaaaaaaaaaaagggtgaggtGCCGGTCAGACACATTGCCAGttacacagaagagaaaaaagtcccGTGAGATTtgcaaagaaatatttcttctccttGGTATCTGGTGAGTAAAACAACCCACAGCTGACTTTGTCTTTCACGCCTGGGCATCCCACAGTAGTTATGCAGTTCTCTGGTGGCAGTAACCTCAGAGTCTACCTCGGCACACGGACCTCACCGacctctcctcacccctcaccaGATGTAAAGTCCTCAAGGGCCTGTGCTGTGACATCTCTTGTATCCCCACGGGAGCACGGTACCCCCCAAATGCTCCCAGAATGTACAGAACTGGATTATCCAGGTCGCTGGCAGACAGAAAGGACGACCTGAAGAACTTAACGCTCATCAACATACGATGATGGGGACACCGAGCCAGACTCGCGGGGAAGACACACGGGCCAAGAGAAAGCCGAAGGGGTGCGTCTGCGCGTGCACGGAGGGGCGTATATACCTCTGCATGAAGTCGTGGAGCTCTGGATTCACCTGGTCGATGATGGGCATCAGACAGTTTAATATGTGCTTGGTGTTGTCCATTGTGGGGTCCATGAAATCCCTAGAGGGAGACAATGCACTGAGCTCGGTCCGACCGGACACCCGGATCCGGGCTGAGGGGGCAGAACGGGGCTCCCACGCTGAAAACAATGAGCAGACACCGGGCCGAGGCATTCTcccgggagcggggcgggggaggggcggggggcctcGGGCAGCGATCGCCTTCCTCCTCTGTTCCTCTGCACCGGTACCTGAGGTGGTGCGTGGACAATTTTTCTACCAGAGATGTCGCCAGCCCCTCGCCGACCACCAGCAGAAAGGTGACCACGATGTCATGGTAGCCCTGATAGTAGTGCAGCTGGGGGTTGCGTTCCAAGATGAGCAGGATGATGTCGATCAGCtcctcctgcagcccctccctctgttcctctggCATGCCtgcggaggggggaggggagatgcaCTTGAACACAGCAAGCAGCCTGGTAACCAGGAGGTTAGGACGGGCAGCAAAGGAGTTCCAAAGcgtttaattaaaaaacaaaaaacaaaaacaaaaaaccaaattaGGAACAACTGGGCAACACACAGGAATCCATACACCATCGATACCACCTGGCACACGGGAAAGAGCCAGAGAGCAGCCACCTCACGGCGGGCGAGCCCGCAGACGCCGTCCTAACCAGGTCCCCGCAGCGGACACTGCCAGGGGTGTGGCTACGTGACGGCACCAGCCTCCTGATGTGCGCGCCAAGAACACAGGATCGCTTCCGTGGAATTCCCATCGAGAGCGCATAAacccggggcgcccgggggctcagtcggctgagcgtcggACCGGCTCGGGCCAGGACCTCAGGGCAcgggagttggagccctgcgtcaggctctgcgccgacagctcggagcctggagcctgctttggattctgtgtctccctctctgtctacccctccctcacttgtgctctctctcaaaaataaataaacaacaacaaaaaaagcgcataaacctgaatctaatcataagGAAATACTAGACAAGCCCAAACCGAgggaaattttacaaaaataactgAGTCATAAAACACAAAGGAACTATTCCAGGTTAAAGAAGGCTAAAGAGAAACAATGACTAAATGGGAAATGAATGCATCTGTATCTCTTTTTCCTGTGAAGGACATTATTGCAGTAAACGGTGAGACCtgaataaaatatacatgagAAGCAGTATTTTTCAGTGTTACTGATTTTAATAAGTGCACTGTGATTATGTAAGGGCCTTGTTTTAGGAACCACACCTTGAAATATTTAGGGGTAAAGGGGCAGCAGGTCTGTAATTTATTCCtaaatagttcagaaaaaaaagtgtgtgtgtgtgtgtgtgtgtgtgtgtgtgtgtaagaaagacACAAAGCAATATGAAAACAGATATAGCAAAATGCTAACATATAAGGAAATCTGGGCAAAAGGTATCTGAGGAATTATTAGtcttatttttgcaacttttctatagatatgaaactacataaaaataaaaaatttaagagttgTGTGTTCCCCTCTAAGCCAACCTAAGCATCACAGGAAtctaaccttttttcttttttaagtttttttaatgtttatttctgagacagagcatgagcgggggaggggcagagagagagggagacacagaatccgaagcaggctccgggctcccaactgtcagcacagagcctgatgaggggcttgaactcacagaccacgagatcatgatctgagccaaagtcggacgctcaaccgactgaaccacccaggcgccccccccttttttttttaagtttatttttgagagagagagagagagagagagagagagagatcgaacACATGCATGTGAGGCAGGGAGagttagagagacagggagaaaatcccaagcaggctctacactgtcagcacagagcctgacacagggctcgaattcctgaaccatgagatcatgacctgagctgaaatcaagaatcacgACACCTGAccaacttagccactcaggcactccccCAGGACTATATCTTGATCTAAGATATTCCAGAAACGGGGGAGCCTGCCTCAGGAGATAGTGCAGATAACGCAGCTGGTTCTGGCAGTGGTCAGTATGGCTCCTCTGCtcatgtgacttttatttttttattttttggaagtttatttattttgagagagagcgagagcttgcatgagttggggaggggcagagaaggagcgGGGAGGAGAATCCCcgagcaggctctctgctgttagctcagagtcTGAGTCGGGGCTCAAGAACCATGACGTTGTGACcacagccgaaacc
Protein-coding sequences here:
- the TBC1D20 gene encoding TBC1 domain family member 20, with the translated sequence MALRSAQGDGPTSSRWDGGAEKTDFTTKRKKKVAEIYQALNSDPTDVAALRRMAISEGGLLTDEIRQKVWPKLLNVNTNDPPPISGKDLRQMSKDYQQVLLDVRRSLRRFPPGMPEEQREGLQEELIDIILLILERNPQLHYYQGYHDIVVTFLLVVGEGLATSLVEKLSTHHLRDFMDPTMDNTKHILNCLMPIIDQVNPELHDFMQSAEVGTIFALSWLITWFGHVLSDFRHVVRLYDFFLACHPLMPIYFAAVIVLHREQEVLDCDCDMASVHHLLSQIPQDLPYETLISRAGDLFVQFPPSKLALDAAAQQQAERTAASTFKDFELASAQQRPDTVLRQRFRGLLRPEERTKDVLTKPRTNHFVKLAVMGLTVALGAAALAVVKSALEWAPKFQLQLFP